From the genome of Halobacterium sp. R2-5:
CGTGACAAACCGGCGGCTCCGCGAGTAGGTCCGAGCGCGGAGACTCACGCAGACCACCCCGCAGAGCCGTCGCTAAGTGTCGGGAAAACCCGGAAAAGGGTTTTATACGCAGTGGGACCGCCCGAATTTGAATCGGGGTTATCGGCACCCAAGGCCGAAAGGATACCAAGCTACCCCACGGTCCCGCAGGCTTACGTACCGCGGCGTGCGGCGTAAGGGTTTCGTTCGTCGCCACAACGACTTTCGCGGTGGGGGACACACCGGGAGGTATGCCTACGATGCTGGAGGTCGGGCTTCTGCTGCTGGTGCTGGCGGCGTTGTTCGGCGCGTACGGTGTGATTCGCGCGGTGAAGCCGTTCGTCGTGAACGCCGTCGTGGGGCTGGTGGTGATTCTGCTCGCGCAGTGGCTGGGCGTGCAGGTGGCGGTGTCGCCGCTGGTGTTGCTGGTGGTGGCGCTCGGCGGGGTACCGGGCGCGATACTCGTGGTGTTGCTGGCGACGCTCGGGATAGCGTTCGCGCCGGGACTGCTCGCGGTTCCGCTGGGGGTGTGAGAGATGGATCCGGTTCGACGCGTTATCGGTGGCGGGGTCGCGGGCACGATCGTGATGACCGTGGTGCTGGTCATCGCGGAGATCGAGGCGCGCTTCGAGCTCGGCATCGGCGGGGCGATAGCGGGGTACGCGGGCGTCGCGGACCAGCCGGCGCTCGGGCTACTGGTCTTCCTGCTGGTGGGGATGGTCGTCTTCCCCCTCGTCTTCCTCAAACTGGAGGCGCCGCTGTCGCGGGTGCCGGGCGGCGGCGACCCGGCGATCCGCGGGATGGCGTTCAGCCTCCCGCTGTGGGTGGTGTTCATCCTCATCGGGTCGCCGGACCTGGGGTCGCTGCGGGGCGCGCTCCACCTCTCGTTCACGCTGTTCGCGCACCTGCTGTACGGGTTCACGCTCGGCGCGGTCTACCACTCCCTCGAGGACGTCTGATCAGTCCCGACTGTAGGGGAGTTCGTCCCACTCGGCGGTGCGCTGGTCGCCGCGCTCGCGGAGGTCCCAGGGGTCGTCCGTCGTGACGGGGTCGCCCATGCGGTAGGACTGCACGAGGTTGAACAGCCAGACGACGGTGCCGAGTGCGATGAGGACGGCGCCGAGCGTCGCGACCTGCTGGAGGCCGGCGAACTCCGCGGGGTAGGCGGCGTACCGCCGCGGCAGTCCTTCCTGGCCCATAATCATCATCGGGCCGAACGCGAGCACGATGCCGGCCGTGGTGAGCACGAAGTGCGCGACGGCGAGAGCGTGGTTCGGGTGTTTCCCGACAACGAGGGGGTACCAGTAGTAGGTCGCGGCGAAGAACGCGAACGAGATGAGCCCCATGATGATGAAGTGGAAGTGGCCGACGACGTAGTAGGTGTCGTGCAGCAGTAAGTCGACGGGGATGGCGGCGAGGAAGATGCCGGTGACGCCGCCGACGATGAACGTGCCGACGCCGCCGACGCAGAACAGCATCGGGGCGGCGAGGCGGACGCGGCCGTTCCACATGGTGGTGATCCAGTTGAACACCTTCACCGCCGACGGCACCGCGATGGCGATGGAGACGGCCATGAAACTCGCCCGGAGGCGGGGGTCGATGCCGGTGGTGAACATGTGGTGGGCCCACACGCCGAACGAGAGGACGCCGATCGCGAGCGTGGAGTAGACGACGAACTTGAACCCGAACAGCTTCCGCCCCGCGAACTTCGGAATCAGGAGGCTGACGATGCCCATCGGCGGCAGCACGAGGATGTACACCTCGGGGTGGCCGAAGAACCAGAACAGGTGCTGCCACAGAATCGGACTGCCGCCCTCCAGCGCGAAGAACGTGGTTCCCAGATTGCGGTCGAGCAGCAGCATGACGAGCGCGCTGCCGAGCAGCGGGAACGCGAACAGGATGAGTCCGGACTGGGTGAGCATCGTCCACGAGAAGATGTCGAGGTTCTTCCACGACACTTCGCGCTCGGTGAAGATTGTCGCGATGAAGTTGATGGCGGACATCGTGGTGGCGACCCCGGAGAGGTGCAAGCCCAGGAGGACGACGCTCACCGTCGGCAGGTCGATCTGGACGGACAGCGGCGTGTAGAACGTCCAGCCGGTGGCGGGCGGCGCGAGCGCGAGCAGCTGTTCGCCGAGGGCTCCGAGACCGCCCGCGACGAAGACGTGACCGAGGACGTCCGAGAGCAGCCCGGCGCGCATCAGCACGAGCGCGGGCACGAGCAGCCAGAACGCGATGGCGTTGATGCGCGGGAACGCCATGTCGTCGGCGCCGATCAGCAGCGGCAGCAGGTAGTTCCCGAGGCCGGCGAGCGCGGGCGTCCCGAACAGGAACAGCATCGTGAGCCCGTGCATCGTGAACAGCGCGTTGTACGTGTGTTCGTCCCAGACGGAGACCGCGGGGTCGTACAGCTCCGTCCGCATCATCATCGCGTCGGTGCCGCCCCAGAGGAACGCCACCGCGGCGAACGCGAGGTACAGCAGCCCGATGTCCTTGTGGTCGACGGTGGTGAGCCAGCGCGTCACGCCGCCGCGCTTGTGGGACTCGGAGGTGCCGAGGAGGTAGCCGGAGTCCGCGGGTTCGCCGCCGTCTGGCTCCGGCGGGCCGTTCGTATTCGTTCGCTCGCCGCCGTCCGCACGGGTCGGGCCCGTTGTCGACCGCGCGCCGCGCGCGCCCCGCGACGGGCTGGCGCGCCACGCGGCGTACAGCACGAGACAGGCGGCGGCGACGCAGAGCGCTGTCAGACCGGCCGCACCGACCAGGGTCATGTGCGCCGATTCACAGGCCTCGGGGTAAAATCAAACGGCGGATTCGGGGCTGAACTGCGGCCCCTACTCGTCGTCGCGCAGTTCGATGTCCGCGACGATCTCGTAGGGGTGTTTGGCCTTGCGGACGCCGTCCAGAATCGTGAACGCGGCGCCGGGTTCGAGGAAGTGCGTGGTCACCGCGCGCCCGAGCGGCGTCGGCTCGAAGCCGTCGACGAACTCGTACTCGATGAGTTTCCCGAGCGCGTGCTTGGTCGGCACCTCGCCGAGCATCCGGTCGTTCAGTCGCTTGGCGGCCTTCCCGCCGACCGTGACGTTCGCGAGCGTCTCCTCGACGGCCGCGGTCTCGTCGTAGTGCGTGACGACGTCTTCCATCTCGCCCTTCAGGAGTTTGAACGCGATCTCCTCCTCGGTGCCCTCCATGGAGGCGTGGTAGGAGGCGTCCGGCTCGACGAGCATGTACACCTTCCCGCGGTCGTGGTAGTCGGGGCGGCCGGCGCGCCCGAGCATCTGCTCGAACTCCTGGACGGAGAGCCACTCGATGCCCATCGCGAGCGTGTCGAAGATGACCTGCGACGCCGGGAAGTCCACGCCCGCCGCGAGCGCCGCGGTCGTCACGACGGCCGAGAGGTCCTGGTTCCCGAAGCGGCGCTCGACGGATTTCCGCTCGCCGTAGTCCAGCCCCGCGTGGTAGGCCGCCGAGGGGTAGTCGAGCTTGCGCGAAATCTCGTGGCAGCGCCTACGGGAGTTCGTGAAGATGATGGTCTGGCCCTTGTACCCCTTCGAGGACTCCTGGTCGAACTCCCGGCGCACCAGCTTGTTCTCGATGTCCGGCTTCTCGTTGCCCTCGGCGAACGTGACGTGGCGCTCGATGGGAATCGGGCGCTCCTCGAACTCCACGAGGTTCGCGCGCATCCCCCGCGCGAGCTCGCCGGGGTTGCCGACGGTCGCCGAGAGGTAGATCCACTGCGCGCCGCCGTAATCCTGGTACTGCTGCTCGCGCTGCTCGCAGTAGTACTTCAGTCGCGAGATGAGGCCGTCGAGGCGGTGGCCGCGCTCGTCCTCCTTGAGCGTGTGCACCTCGTCGATGACCACCGTCCCGATGTCCCCGAGGTCCTTCCCCGTGCGGAGCGCGTGGTCGATGCCCTCGTACGTCCCGACGATGATGTCCGCCGAGGGGTCGAACGCGTGGCCGTCGTCCCGGATGCGCGAGGAGCCCACCCGAATCGTGACGTTCGCGAGGTCGCCGTACTCGTCCTCGAAGTCCTCGTGCTTCTGGTTCGCGAGCGCCACCAGCGGCACGAGGAACAGCATCTTCCCGTTCCCGGAGAGCAGCCGGTGGAGGCCCGCCATCTCCCCGACGAGCGTCTTCCCGGTCGCCGTCGCGGACACCACGAGCTGGTCCTCGCCGTCGAGCAGCCCGTGCTCGACGGAGAGGCTCTGCACGGGCAGTAACTCGTCGAAGCGGCTCTCGAACAGCTCCTTCACGCCGGGGTGGAGGTCGAGCTCCGACACCGGCATCAGGTCGACGTCGTCGGTCGTCGCGGACACCTCGTCGAACTTCGTGAGGTCCGGGTCGAGGTTCCCCTGCAGGAGCCCCGTGATGCGGTCGAGGTCCTGCTCTTCGAGCAGTAGTTCCTCGAGGCGGTCCTGGGCCGCGCCCGTCATGCCGCCGTTGAACGACAGCTCGCGCTCCAGCTCGCGGACCGCACAGTCCTGGCAGATGTACTCGCCGTCAGCCTCGATGGCAGTATCGGAGGTGATCGGCGAGTACCGGCCCTTCCCCGCGCAGTACCGGCACGTCCGCACCGCCTTCGCGTCCTGCTGGTAGGCGTCCAGCATCTCCCGGAGCTCCTCGCGGCCCGCCTTCGAGGTCTGCTCGCTGATGCGGATGCGGTCCGCGCGCCGCGCGATGTCCACGAACTGGTCGGGGCTGCGCGGCTCCTCGCCCCCGCCGGTCTTCACGCGGAATCGGCCGGGCCGCGGCCCCGCGTCCCGCTCCGTCAACTCCAGTTTCGCGCGGAACAGCCGCTCCCCGTCCCGCTGAGCGACCGCCAGGTAGTCGTCCCCCGTCTCGTGGAGGAACAACGTACCCACGCGCTGGACCTGCTCAGACACGAATCGTGGTAGGCGAGCGCGGTATTTCAGGGATTCGCTTGCTAGGTATCGTCTTCACTGTCGCGTTCGTACTCGCTGGAGTTCTCGACGTTTCCTCGAAAGCCCCGAGACTGTAGATCCGGTGCGCTCGCTGCGCTCCTCGTCACTCGCTGTGCTCGTTCCTGCGGTGCTTGCTTCGCGCGCCTTCGTCTACAGTCTCGCCCCTTTCGTCCACCCGTTGTCGGCTGCTCAGTCGCTGTCCACGGTGGTCAGGTCACTCCACGAGTTCGATGCTGTCGTCGCCGTTCGGGACGACGCAGATGAACGCCCCCTCCTCGTCGCCGTCGTTCTCGTACCAGTGGACGGCGCCCGCGGGGACGAGGAGACTGTCGCCGGCGCTCACCTCGTAGGTCTCGCCCTCGATGCCGACCGTGTACTCGCCCGCGAGGACGTACTGCTCGTGTTCGACCTCGTTCGTGTGCTCGGGGACGCTCGCGCCGGATTCGAGGACGAACCGCCGCATCGCGAAGTTCGGCGCGCCGTCGGAGTCGTCCAGCAGCACGCCCTTCCGCATCCCGTCGGCCGCGTCGACGGTCTCGTACTCGACGTCGCTCGCGCGGCGGACCACGTGGCTCGCTGTCTCGGAAGCCGTCATACCACGGGATAGGCGAGCCCGCGCCTTAGGCGTAGCCGTCGCCGCCGGCTACTCGTCGGCGCGCAGCGGCGGCAGCCCCGCCTCGATTTCCCCGCGGCGGTCCTCCAGCCACTCCGGGAGGACGAGGCTGGAGCCGAGTTCGTCCAGCGGCTCGTCCACGGTGTACCCGGGCTCCTTCGTGGCGTACTCGAAGAGGACGCCGCCCTGCGTGCGGGCGTACACGGACTCGAACCACTTCCGGTCGATAATCTCGGTCGGCCGCAGCCCCTCGCGAACGAGGATGTCCCGCCACTCCGACTGGTCCTCGCGTGTCACCTGGAACGCGACGTGGTGGACGGTGCCGGCGCCCGGCTGGCCGCGGGGCGCCTGCGGGTTCTCGCAGACGTCGACGACGAACCCGAGGTCGCCGTCGCCCTCGTAGCGCTGGCGGCCGCGGTCGCGCTCGGTCGGCCGGAACCCCATCGCCTCCAGCAGGCGGGCCGTCGAGTCCGCGGACTGCAGGGACAGCGTCACGCCGAAGAACCCCCGAATCGCGTGCTCCGCGGGGACGGGGCCCTCGG
Proteins encoded in this window:
- a CDS encoding pro-sigmaK processing inhibitor BofA family protein; the protein is MPTMLEVGLLLLVLAALFGAYGVIRAVKPFVVNAVVGLVVILLAQWLGVQVAVSPLVLLVVALGGVPGAILVVLLATLGIAFAPGLLAVPLGV
- a CDS encoding DUF6789 family protein, which produces MDPVRRVIGGGVAGTIVMTVVLVIAEIEARFELGIGGAIAGYAGVADQPALGLLVFLLVGMVVFPLVFLKLEAPLSRVPGGGDPAIRGMAFSLPLWVVFILIGSPDLGSLRGALHLSFTLFAHLLYGFTLGAVYHSLEDV
- a CDS encoding cbb3-type cytochrome c oxidase subunit I — protein: MTLVGAAGLTALCVAAACLVLYAAWRASPSRGARGARSTTGPTRADGGERTNTNGPPEPDGGEPADSGYLLGTSESHKRGGVTRWLTTVDHKDIGLLYLAFAAVAFLWGGTDAMMMRTELYDPAVSVWDEHTYNALFTMHGLTMLFLFGTPALAGLGNYLLPLLIGADDMAFPRINAIAFWLLVPALVLMRAGLLSDVLGHVFVAGGLGALGEQLLALAPPATGWTFYTPLSVQIDLPTVSVVLLGLHLSGVATTMSAINFIATIFTEREVSWKNLDIFSWTMLTQSGLILFAFPLLGSALVMLLLDRNLGTTFFALEGGSPILWQHLFWFFGHPEVYILVLPPMGIVSLLIPKFAGRKLFGFKFVVYSTLAIGVLSFGVWAHHMFTTGIDPRLRASFMAVSIAIAVPSAVKVFNWITTMWNGRVRLAAPMLFCVGGVGTFIVGGVTGIFLAAIPVDLLLHDTYYVVGHFHFIIMGLISFAFFAATYYWYPLVVGKHPNHALAVAHFVLTTAGIVLAFGPMMIMGQEGLPRRYAAYPAEFAGLQQVATLGAVLIALGTVVWLFNLVQSYRMGDPVTTDDPWDLRERGDQRTAEWDELPYSRD
- a CDS encoding DEAD/DEAH box helicase — protein: MSEQVQRVGTLFLHETGDDYLAVAQRDGERLFRAKLELTERDAGPRPGRFRVKTGGGEEPRSPDQFVDIARRADRIRISEQTSKAGREELREMLDAYQQDAKAVRTCRYCAGKGRYSPITSDTAIEADGEYICQDCAVRELERELSFNGGMTGAAQDRLEELLLEEQDLDRITGLLQGNLDPDLTKFDEVSATTDDVDLMPVSELDLHPGVKELFESRFDELLPVQSLSVEHGLLDGEDQLVVSATATGKTLVGEMAGLHRLLSGNGKMLFLVPLVALANQKHEDFEDEYGDLANVTIRVGSSRIRDDGHAFDPSADIIVGTYEGIDHALRTGKDLGDIGTVVIDEVHTLKEDERGHRLDGLISRLKYYCEQREQQYQDYGGAQWIYLSATVGNPGELARGMRANLVEFEERPIPIERHVTFAEGNEKPDIENKLVRREFDQESSKGYKGQTIIFTNSRRRCHEISRKLDYPSAAYHAGLDYGERKSVERRFGNQDLSAVVTTAALAAGVDFPASQVIFDTLAMGIEWLSVQEFEQMLGRAGRPDYHDRGKVYMLVEPDASYHASMEGTEEEIAFKLLKGEMEDVVTHYDETAAVEETLANVTVGGKAAKRLNDRMLGEVPTKHALGKLIEYEFVDGFEPTPLGRAVTTHFLEPGAAFTILDGVRKAKHPYEIVADIELRDDE
- a CDS encoding cupin domain-containing protein → MTASETASHVVRRASDVEYETVDAADGMRKGVLLDDSDGAPNFAMRRFVLESGASVPEHTNEVEHEQYVLAGEYTVGIEGETYEVSAGDSLLVPAGAVHWYENDGDEEGAFICVVPNGDDSIELVE
- a CDS encoding ring-cleaving dioxygenase, which translates into the protein MPADIPGIHHVTAIASDPQANHAFYTETLGLRLVKQSVNQDDVSVYHLFYGDRGGSPGTSMTFFPYVGAQQGRVGTGQASATQFLIPAGSVDYWVDRLASEGVDADDPRERFGDTVIPFRDPDGLPLELVAHEDAPAGDPPEGPVPAEHAIRGFFGVTLSLQSADSTARLLEAMGFRPTERDRGRQRYEGDGDLGFVVDVCENPQAPRGQPGAGTVHHVAFQVTREDQSEWRDILVREGLRPTEIIDRKWFESVYARTQGGVLFEYATKEPGYTVDEPLDELGSSLVLPEWLEDRRGEIEAGLPPLRADE